The following proteins are encoded in a genomic region of Spirosoma sp. SC4-14:
- a CDS encoding DUF1501 domain-containing protein — translation MEKEILEHGMHFNRRRFLSRLSLGIGSAALGSLLIPDLFSSGSSDDEGLTPGIPHFAPKAKRVIYLFQNGAPSQQELFDYKPKLREMMGQELPPSVRGMQRLTGMTANQKSFPLVGSFVNFSQYGESRAWVSDLFPYTANIVDDLCIVKSMYTEAINHDPALTFIQTGSQQGNRPSMGSWLSYGLGNENKNLPNFTVLLSRGIGNGQGVYSKLWSNGFLDSIHQGVQFSKGEDPVLYLRDPDGMSRQDRRNMLDNLAQLNDLAYQEFGDPEIAAKVKQYEMAYRMQTAVPEVMDLSKESDDIIKLYGPDCLVPGTFAANCLLARKLSENGVRFVQLYHQGWDQHGNLPFEIARQAKDVDQASAALVTDLKQRGLLDETLVIWGGEFGRTSYTQGKLTKDNYGRDHHPRCFTIWMAGGGIKPGIVYGETDEMGYNIVSNPVHVHDFQATVLNQLGLNHEKLTFKHLGRRYRLTDVSGKVVHDIIA, via the coding sequence ATGGAAAAAGAGATTCTCGAACACGGTATGCATTTTAACCGGCGTCGTTTCCTGTCTCGATTAAGTCTCGGGATTGGCAGTGCTGCGTTAGGGTCGTTACTGATTCCTGATTTGTTCAGCAGTGGCAGTAGCGACGACGAAGGGCTAACACCGGGTATTCCGCATTTTGCTCCGAAAGCTAAGCGGGTTATTTATTTATTCCAGAACGGGGCGCCCTCGCAGCAAGAACTGTTCGACTACAAACCCAAACTGCGCGAAATGATGGGGCAGGAGTTGCCGCCGTCGGTTCGGGGTATGCAGCGGCTTACGGGCATGACGGCCAATCAGAAGTCGTTTCCACTGGTTGGGTCGTTTGTGAATTTCAGTCAGTATGGCGAGTCGCGGGCATGGGTGAGCGATCTGTTTCCCTATACGGCCAATATTGTCGATGATCTGTGCATCGTCAAATCGATGTACACCGAAGCCATTAACCACGATCCGGCGCTTACGTTTATCCAAACGGGTTCGCAGCAGGGGAACCGGCCCAGCATGGGGTCGTGGTTGAGCTACGGGTTGGGAAACGAAAATAAAAACCTGCCCAATTTTACGGTACTTCTGTCGCGGGGAATCGGCAATGGGCAGGGCGTCTATTCAAAATTGTGGTCGAATGGGTTTCTGGACTCCATTCATCAGGGCGTTCAGTTCAGCAAAGGCGAAGACCCGGTGCTCTATCTGCGCGACCCCGATGGTATGTCGAGGCAGGACCGGCGGAATATGCTCGACAACCTGGCGCAACTCAACGACCTGGCCTATCAGGAATTTGGCGACCCCGAAATTGCGGCTAAAGTGAAGCAGTATGAAATGGCCTATCGAATGCAGACGGCCGTGCCAGAGGTGATGGATTTGTCGAAAGAATCCGACGATATTATCAAGCTCTATGGCCCCGACTGCCTGGTTCCGGGTACGTTTGCTGCCAATTGTTTGCTGGCTCGTAAGCTATCGGAAAACGGGGTGCGCTTCGTTCAACTCTATCACCAGGGCTGGGATCAGCACGGGAACCTGCCGTTCGAAATTGCCCGGCAGGCAAAAGACGTCGATCAGGCGTCGGCCGCGCTCGTGACAGACCTTAAACAACGGGGCTTACTGGACGAAACGCTGGTGATCTGGGGCGGTGAATTTGGCCGGACCAGCTATACGCAGGGTAAACTGACCAAAGATAACTACGGACGCGACCATCATCCGCGCTGTTTCACGATCTGGATGGCGGGTGGCGGCATTAAACCCGGTATTGTGTACGGCGAAACCGACGAGATGGGCTACAACATTGTCAGCAATCCGGTTCATGTTCATGATTTTCAGGCAACTGTATTGAACCAGCTCGGTCTGAATCATGAAAAGCTAACGTTCAAACACCTCGGCCGCCGGTATCGGCTGACCGATGTTTCCGGAAAAGTTGTACACGACATCATTGCCTGA
- a CDS encoding c-type cytochrome domain-containing protein — protein MTKKLIGWAEQVLFASVVFVLFLLLFNNRLVVPLWLQPVGRMHPVLLHFPIVILLLAMVLEAFRSRLISEVNTEVAEFYRNFLNNLLLIGALLAGFTVIMGLFLAKEDGYSGRVLNWHKWLGVGVFLVATLIYWSRTNSWYTNRLARLGALTTVLLLLGAGHYGATLTHGDNFLFAPVSTMLKSDPVALDKALVYTDVIQPIFEQKCLSCHNPDKLKGQLSLASAEDLLKGGKSGKLFVAGKPDSSLLLQRIHLPLVEKKHMPPSGKSQLTPQEMLLLALWIKSNAELTKKVIDLPATDSLRMVAASLFKPAEQTDVFDFDAADEETVRALSTNYRTVAPLANESPALAVNFYNKAAFSVEKLAELKPVREQVVYLNLNKMPVKDADLKAVGDFKNLRKLDINFTDITGAGLSELTLLPELQTLTLAGTNVTYDALQKQLSRFKKLKSLAVWNTKITPAQVAQLQKANMGIQFIAGFDGASSKPIRLNPPQLKNSSPIFVESLPLQLKHPVKGVQIRYTTDGSEPDSVHSPVFAGQTILTKPTLLKAKAYKAGWYGSAVATFDLYKSTYKPDSVNLLLPLNPVHQADGAHTFFDGKLGTFNANSPAWANNWAGFRKNEMALVSEFKTPVQVSSVALRVMVEPETGIFPPSVVEIWGGNRRDQLRLIATINPSQPTAKSSPALKAVLCPVKSQQVSFLKIIAQPVKKLPDWHPNKGNSGLLLVDEVFIN, from the coding sequence ATGACGAAAAAGCTGATAGGGTGGGCTGAACAGGTATTGTTTGCGTCGGTGGTTTTTGTGCTATTTCTGTTGCTGTTTAACAACCGGCTGGTGGTGCCGCTCTGGTTGCAGCCGGTGGGGCGCATGCATCCGGTTTTGCTGCACTTTCCGATCGTTATTCTGTTGCTGGCGATGGTTCTGGAAGCCTTTCGTTCTCGACTGATTAGCGAGGTCAATACAGAAGTTGCCGAATTTTACCGGAATTTTCTGAATAACCTGCTCCTGATTGGGGCGTTGCTGGCTGGTTTTACGGTCATCATGGGCTTGTTCCTGGCGAAAGAAGATGGCTATAGCGGCCGTGTATTGAACTGGCATAAATGGTTGGGCGTTGGCGTATTTCTGGTTGCAACGCTTATTTACTGGAGTCGTACCAATAGCTGGTATACGAACCGGCTGGCACGGCTGGGGGCGTTAACAACGGTTCTTCTGCTACTTGGTGCCGGACATTACGGAGCCACGCTCACTCACGGCGATAATTTTCTGTTTGCTCCAGTCAGTACTATGTTGAAATCCGATCCGGTAGCGCTCGACAAAGCGCTGGTCTATACTGATGTGATTCAGCCCATTTTTGAGCAAAAGTGCCTTAGTTGCCATAATCCCGACAAGCTGAAAGGGCAGTTGAGTCTGGCTTCGGCAGAAGATCTGTTGAAAGGAGGGAAATCGGGAAAGCTGTTCGTTGCCGGAAAGCCCGATAGTAGCTTGTTGCTGCAACGAATCCATCTGCCGCTTGTCGAAAAAAAACATATGCCCCCGTCGGGTAAGAGCCAACTTACTCCGCAGGAGATGCTGTTACTGGCCTTATGGATAAAAAGCAATGCCGAACTGACCAAAAAAGTAATCGACCTGCCCGCTACCGATTCGTTGCGTATGGTGGCGGCCAGCCTGTTCAAACCGGCTGAGCAGACCGACGTGTTTGACTTCGATGCGGCCGATGAAGAGACGGTTCGTGCCTTAAGCACCAACTACCGGACGGTGGCTCCACTGGCAAACGAGTCGCCCGCGCTGGCCGTGAATTTCTATAACAAAGCTGCTTTTTCGGTAGAAAAACTGGCCGAGCTAAAACCAGTTCGAGAACAGGTCGTATACCTGAACCTCAACAAAATGCCTGTTAAAGATGCTGATCTGAAAGCCGTTGGCGACTTTAAAAATCTGCGTAAACTCGATATTAACTTCACCGATATAACCGGTGCCGGGCTGAGCGAATTAACGTTGTTGCCCGAACTGCAAACGCTTACGCTGGCTGGCACGAACGTAACGTATGACGCATTGCAAAAGCAATTGAGTCGTTTTAAAAAACTGAAAAGCCTTGCGGTCTGGAACACTAAAATTACACCGGCTCAGGTTGCTCAGTTACAGAAAGCCAATATGGGTATTCAGTTTATTGCCGGGTTCGATGGGGCCAGCAGTAAGCCAATTCGGCTCAATCCGCCACAGTTAAAAAATAGCTCGCCTATTTTTGTGGAGTCGCTTCCCTTACAACTAAAGCACCCCGTAAAAGGCGTTCAGATTCGATACACAACCGATGGCTCGGAGCCCGACAGTGTGCATTCGCCGGTGTTTGCGGGGCAAACTATACTTACGAAGCCAACCCTGCTGAAAGCGAAGGCCTATAAGGCGGGTTGGTATGGTAGCGCGGTGGCCACGTTTGATTTGTACAAAAGCACCTATAAGCCCGATAGCGTCAATTTATTGCTTCCACTAAATCCGGTGCATCAGGCCGATGGAGCCCATACGTTTTTTGATGGCAAGCTTGGTACCTTCAATGCCAACAGTCCGGCATGGGCTAATAACTGGGCCGGATTTCGAAAAAATGAAATGGCATTGGTATCGGAGTTTAAAACACCGGTTCAGGTATCGTCGGTAGCCCTGCGGGTAATGGTGGAGCCCGAAACCGGCATCTTTCCACCCAGCGTCGTCGAAATTTGGGGCGGTAATCGCCGGGATCAGCTACGATTGATTGCTACAATTAACCCCTCGCAGCCAACGGCTAAAAGTTCGCCTGCGTTAAAAGCAGTGCTTTGTCCGGTTAAGTCGCAACAGGTCTCGTTTCTGAAAATTATAGCCCAACCCGTCAAAAAGCTCCCAGACTGGCATCCGAACAAAGGCAATTCAGGTCTGTTGCTGGTGGATGAGGTGTTTATCAATTAG
- a CDS encoding hotdog fold thioesterase: MKAGFDLSNLEFAHADSIVKHLGIEFTEAGEGYLTARMPVDGRTHQPFGILHGGASVVLAESLGSTASYMLLDDPTKQRAVGLEINANHIRSVRDGWVYGRCTPVHIGRTTHVWDIRITDELGKLVCISRLTVAVVN, from the coding sequence ATGAAAGCAGGATTCGACCTGAGTAACCTGGAGTTTGCCCATGCAGATTCGATCGTAAAACACCTTGGCATTGAGTTTACGGAAGCGGGCGAAGGGTATCTGACTGCCCGAATGCCAGTCGATGGCCGCACGCATCAGCCTTTCGGCATCTTACACGGCGGGGCATCGGTGGTGCTGGCCGAGTCGCTGGGCAGTACGGCCTCGTATATGTTGCTCGACGATCCGACCAAACAACGGGCCGTTGGTCTGGAAATCAATGCCAATCATATCCGTTCGGTTCGCGATGGCTGGGTATATGGCCGCTGCACCCCCGTCCATATTGGCCGCACAACGCACGTATGGGACATCCGCATCACCGATGAACTCGGCAAACTCGTATGCATCAGCCGCCTGACGGTTGCGGTGGTCAATTAG
- a CDS encoding histidine phosphatase family protein — protein MQQKSIYLIRHGETDYNRRGVVQGSGVDSDLNEMGRAQAMAFFQAYQHVPFQKIYISGLKRTYQTVELFTDLGIPYQKLTGLNEISWGVMEGKVPGNIDNEYYRKLIEAWSSGNTAFPTDGGESPNDVVSRQRVAIETILSHPDEETVLVAMHGRAMRILLCWLTNQPLAHMDQFEHSNLCLYKLLYDYDTNVFTIELANDTSHLLTLALA, from the coding sequence TTGCAACAAAAAAGCATATATTTAATTCGTCACGGCGAAACCGATTATAATCGGCGGGGCGTGGTGCAGGGAAGTGGCGTCGACTCCGATCTCAACGAGATGGGTCGTGCGCAAGCAATGGCGTTTTTTCAGGCGTATCAGCATGTTCCCTTCCAGAAAATCTACATTTCGGGGCTTAAACGGACCTATCAAACGGTCGAACTCTTCACCGACCTCGGTATTCCCTACCAAAAACTAACTGGCCTCAACGAGATCAGTTGGGGTGTTATGGAGGGTAAGGTTCCCGGTAATATCGACAACGAATATTATCGAAAGCTGATTGAGGCCTGGTCGTCGGGAAACACGGCTTTTCCGACCGATGGCGGTGAAAGCCCCAACGACGTTGTTTCTCGTCAGCGAGTGGCTATCGAAACGATCCTGTCGCACCCCGACGAAGAAACCGTTCTGGTGGCCATGCATGGGCGGGCCATGCGTATTCTGCTCTGCTGGCTTACCAATCAGCCACTAGCTCACATGGATCAGTTTGAGCACAGTAATCTTTGCCTCTATAAGCTTTTGTACGATTACGATACGAACGTATTTACAATAGAGCTGGCAAATGATACATCGCATCTGCTGACACTGGCTTTGGCATAA
- a CDS encoding histidine kinase gives MSTSKQKIYWFCQFFGWSLLILVEYVAYVLELGFDPDALYLAIANIFLGITLTHLYRLMIRRWNWVRLPFFRLAPRVLFSVLVMASIMTMLNLPIDRIIVPQRMVEEPWLLIGYIISWGKTMLAWVLSYTAYHYVEENRNAEIERILLKTSIRETEAKVLRSQLNPHFVFNALNSIRALVYENPAKAQQGITQLSNLLRNSLLADRRKTVELREEIKTVEDYLDLEKVRYEDRLRSNINLDGRTLFWQVPPMMLQTLVENAIKHGVSKAVGGGFVEVQSAVVADKLHITIRNTGVLGDKEASGGFGLANTAQRLELLYGPEASFHIFQEEDGAFGESVVCAEITIPTQSEGIFRRREEAIK, from the coding sequence ATGAGTACATCAAAGCAAAAAATATATTGGTTTTGCCAGTTCTTCGGCTGGTCGCTCCTGATTCTGGTGGAGTATGTGGCCTATGTGCTGGAACTGGGGTTCGATCCTGATGCGCTGTATTTAGCCATTGCCAATATTTTTCTGGGAATTACACTGACGCACCTCTACCGACTGATGATTCGTCGGTGGAATTGGGTGCGTTTACCCTTTTTTCGGCTGGCTCCGCGTGTTCTGTTTTCGGTGTTGGTGATGGCCTCAATCATGACCATGTTGAACCTGCCAATCGACCGGATCATTGTTCCGCAGCGGATGGTCGAAGAACCCTGGTTGTTGATTGGTTATATTATCAGTTGGGGTAAAACCATGCTGGCCTGGGTACTGAGCTATACGGCTTATCATTATGTCGAAGAAAACCGGAATGCTGAAATCGAACGAATTCTGCTCAAAACCAGCATCCGCGAAACCGAAGCTAAAGTGCTGCGGTCGCAACTGAATCCCCATTTTGTGTTCAATGCCCTGAACAGCATTCGGGCGCTGGTCTACGAAAACCCTGCCAAAGCACAGCAGGGAATCACACAACTCTCCAATCTGTTACGGAACTCCCTGCTGGCCGATCGGCGCAAAACCGTTGAGCTGCGCGAAGAAATCAAAACCGTTGAAGATTATCTGGATCTTGAAAAAGTTCGGTATGAAGATCGGTTGCGGTCGAACATAAACCTCGACGGTCGGACGCTGTTTTGGCAGGTGCCGCCCATGATGCTGCAAACGCTGGTCGAAAATGCAATTAAGCATGGTGTTTCGAAGGCCGTAGGGGGTGGTTTCGTGGAGGTACAATCGGCAGTGGTTGCCGATAAACTTCATATAACGATCCGCAACACTGGTGTTTTGGGCGACAAAGAAGCATCGGGCGGTTTCGGATTGGCCAATACGGCTCAGCGGCTCGAACTGCTCTATGGTCCCGAAGCCAGCTTTCATATTTTTCAGGAAGAAGACGGTGCCTTTGGCGAATCGGTTGTTTGCGCCGAAATTACCATTCCTACTCAGTCGGAAGGCATATTCCGACGCCGTGAAGAAGCGATTAAATAG
- a CDS encoding response regulator, which produces MKTLIVDDERLARNELRRLLENFPKIQIIGEAANADEALPMIEELEPDLLFLDIQMPGKNGFELLQSIEGKTPEVIFTTAYDEYAIKAFEFNALDYLLKPVELARLSEAIHRVEEEQQHAAEPANGPSIGAATKVLGENDQVFVKDGEKCWFVKLGKVRLFESMGNYVRLYFDDQKPLVLKSLNALEDRLNPSTFFRANRKHIINLQWIEKIEPWFSGGLLVTLRGGDKIEISRRQAIRFKDLLSL; this is translated from the coding sequence ATGAAAACCCTTATTGTCGATGACGAACGTTTAGCCCGCAATGAACTCCGCCGGTTACTCGAAAATTTCCCGAAAATTCAAATCATAGGCGAAGCCGCCAATGCCGACGAAGCCTTACCCATGATTGAAGAGCTGGAGCCCGACCTTCTGTTTCTGGATATTCAGATGCCGGGCAAGAATGGCTTCGAGCTGCTGCAATCGATCGAAGGAAAAACGCCTGAAGTTATTTTTACAACGGCTTATGATGAATATGCCATCAAGGCCTTTGAGTTCAACGCGCTCGATTATCTGCTAAAACCCGTTGAACTGGCTCGTCTGTCTGAAGCCATTCATCGGGTCGAAGAAGAGCAACAACATGCCGCCGAACCAGCCAATGGCCCTTCGATTGGAGCGGCTACTAAAGTGCTGGGCGAAAATGACCAGGTGTTTGTAAAGGACGGCGAAAAATGCTGGTTCGTAAAACTAGGGAAAGTTCGGTTGTTTGAGTCGATGGGTAATTATGTGCGGCTGTATTTCGACGACCAGAAACCACTGGTGCTGAAATCGCTGAACGCGCTCGAAGATCGGCTTAATCCATCCACATTTTTCCGGGCAAACCGGAAACATATCATTAACCTTCAGTGGATTGAAAAGATTGAGCCCTGGTTTAGTGGCGGTTTACTCGTAACCCTACGCGGAGGAGATAAGATCGAAATAAGCCGTCGGCAGGCTATACGATTTAAAGATTTACTAAGTTTGTAA
- a CDS encoding DUF3298 domain-containing protein translates to MKNLFVVGLFLSAVFLSACNRSPSGPPTLEPKQYSFTGAGQCDTATNKGVNIAVSYFLLKDDSKAARIINDSLQRLSVGSIIGWLDSTTVASNPEARTNIVKAGSLFVADYEAMMKDMDKLGGCWELKTMADTVYTGPNAITVKVETYAYTGGAHPNTNLSFYTFDRKTGRTLALSDLVTDTTALLGVVEKAFRKQQDLLPQYNLEERGYFLKDGKFFLPANIGVGRDGLIFYYNPYEIAAYAVGPIEVTVPYEQLNGIVRDIWF, encoded by the coding sequence ATGAAAAATCTTTTCGTTGTCGGCCTGTTTCTGTCAGCAGTATTTTTGTCTGCCTGCAACCGCTCTCCATCGGGGCCACCAACTCTTGAGCCGAAACAGTATTCGTTTACCGGAGCCGGACAGTGTGATACCGCAACGAATAAGGGAGTGAACATAGCCGTTTCCTATTTCTTGCTGAAAGACGATTCGAAAGCCGCTCGAATTATTAACGACAGTCTTCAGCGATTGAGTGTCGGTAGTATTATCGGCTGGCTCGATAGCACAACGGTTGCCAGTAATCCGGAAGCCCGAACCAATATAGTGAAGGCTGGTTCATTGTTTGTGGCCGATTACGAAGCCATGATGAAAGACATGGACAAGCTAGGCGGCTGCTGGGAACTGAAAACAATGGCCGATACCGTTTATACGGGCCCCAATGCAATTACGGTGAAGGTAGAAACCTATGCCTATACGGGCGGGGCGCATCCGAATACAAATCTGTCATTTTATACGTTTGACCGAAAAACCGGACGAACACTCGCCCTGAGCGATCTGGTAACCGACACAACGGCTTTATTGGGGGTTGTTGAAAAAGCCTTTCGTAAGCAACAGGATTTGTTGCCGCAGTATAATCTGGAGGAGCGGGGCTATTTTCTGAAAGATGGGAAGTTCTTTCTCCCTGCCAATATCGGTGTTGGTCGTGATGGGCTTATTTTTTATTACAATCCGTATGAAATAGCCGCCTATGCGGTCGGCCCTATTGAAGTAACCGTACCCTACGAACAACTTAATGGTATTGTGCGGGATATTTGGTTTTAA
- the map gene encoding type I methionyl aminopeptidase yields the protein MSITSEAELIGMKKASDAVAFTLKEMRHYAKPGMTTKQIDNFGAGILSDFGAKSAPYLTYKFPGWTCISVDKEFCHGIPSSKRIVKEGDLINIDVSAELDGFWADNGASFVLGEDKNGHQKLVDASKEILQKAINTIKGGVRISDVGQLIDTAAKKRGYKVIKNLGGHGIGRSLHEYPGELLNYKDRSDQRRFKKNSVVAIETFIATASTYAVELNDGWTMVGNRGGYMAQHEHTIVVTDGKPIILTEKNELWN from the coding sequence ATGTCAATAACAAGCGAAGCAGAACTCATCGGAATGAAAAAAGCAAGTGACGCTGTTGCCTTTACTTTGAAAGAAATGCGGCACTATGCTAAACCCGGAATGACTACAAAACAAATAGATAACTTTGGCGCGGGTATTTTAAGCGATTTTGGTGCAAAATCTGCCCCTTATTTAACCTATAAGTTTCCTGGCTGGACGTGTATTAGTGTCGATAAAGAGTTTTGTCATGGCATTCCATCCTCCAAACGAATAGTAAAGGAGGGTGATTTGATCAATATTGATGTTTCGGCTGAGCTGGATGGTTTTTGGGCTGACAACGGGGCTTCCTTTGTGCTGGGCGAAGACAAAAACGGGCATCAGAAACTGGTAGATGCCTCAAAAGAAATCCTGCAAAAAGCCATAAATACCATAAAAGGTGGCGTACGAATTTCAGACGTCGGGCAACTTATTGACACCGCAGCGAAAAAGAGAGGCTACAAGGTTATTAAAAATCTGGGTGGGCATGGTATTGGCCGAAGTCTGCACGAATATCCTGGTGAGCTGCTTAATTATAAAGACCGATCTGACCAAAGACGCTTTAAGAAAAACTCAGTTGTGGCTATTGAAACATTCATTGCAACAGCGTCAACCTATGCCGTGGAGCTTAATGATGGCTGGACAATGGTCGGCAATCGGGGTGGCTATATGGCGCAGCACGAGCATACAATTGTAGTTACCGACGGAAAGCCAATTATTCTGACCGAAAAGAACGAACTATGGAATTAG
- a CDS encoding EthD family reductase: MKYILFFALSSLLGCKTSQLIHSSSPGNELFKVAILYPNGEGKTFNMDYYERKHMPMVAGYLGKNLKFYEIDRGISGRTSTDKVPYLAVGYFYVKDVAEYNKAIGQNREIIISDFKNYTNVQPVIQISEVRHIGFNNAK, from the coding sequence ATGAAATATATTTTATTTTTCGCCCTTAGCAGCTTGTTAGGCTGCAAAACCAGTCAACTTATACATTCTTCATCACCAGGAAACGAATTGTTCAAAGTTGCCATTCTATATCCAAATGGAGAAGGAAAAACGTTTAATATGGACTATTATGAACGTAAACACATGCCGATGGTAGCTGGTTATTTAGGTAAAAATTTAAAATTTTACGAAATTGACAGGGGTATATCGGGTAGAACATCAACTGATAAAGTGCCTTATTTGGCCGTTGGTTATTTTTATGTGAAAGACGTGGCGGAATATAATAAAGCAATAGGCCAAAACAGAGAAATAATAATCAGCGACTTTAAAAACTACACAAATGTTCAGCCTGTCATACAAATAAGTGAAGTCAGGCACATAGGTTTCAATAATGCCAAATAA
- a CDS encoding helix-turn-helix transcriptional regulator: MPIIVNLDVMMAKRKISLNELSEKVDLTLSNLSILKTGKAKAIRFSTLDAICKVLDCQPGDILEYVHDKNH; this comes from the coding sequence ATGCCAATCATTGTAAACTTAGACGTGATGATGGCTAAACGAAAAATTTCCCTGAATGAACTTTCTGAAAAAGTTGATTTGACATTATCTAACCTTTCTATATTAAAGACAGGTAAGGCAAAAGCAATTCGTTTTAGCACTTTAGATGCAATTTGTAAAGTATTAGACTGTCAACCAGGTGATATTTTAGAATATGTACATGATAAGAACCACTAA
- a CDS encoding DUF2975 domain-containing protein produces the protein MKRISTIFLQVVIVLIGIVALILLIRFPLTEGRAVNLDLFSIYSDPFILYGYAASIAFFVALYKAFKLLSYIGKNKIFSSDSIAALKSIKYCAIVLSTSIVAAGLYIKIFHNKEDDPAGFLAVCIVTAFVSVVVATAAAIVEKILQNALDIKSENDLTI, from the coding sequence ATGAAAAGAATTTCAACAATATTTCTTCAGGTAGTCATCGTGTTGATTGGCATTGTGGCACTTATCCTTTTGATACGATTTCCCTTAACTGAGGGAAGAGCCGTAAACTTAGACTTGTTCAGCATTTACTCCGACCCGTTCATCTTGTATGGCTATGCAGCATCAATCGCTTTTTTTGTTGCCCTGTATAAAGCGTTCAAATTGCTTAGCTACATTGGAAAAAATAAAATATTCTCATCAGACTCTATTGCGGCCTTAAAGAGTATAAAGTATTGTGCAATAGTATTAAGTACTTCAATTGTAGCAGCAGGGCTATACATAAAGATATTCCATAATAAAGAGGATGACCCTGCGGGTTTTCTTGCCGTATGCATAGTGACTGCTTTTGTTTCAGTTGTGGTTGCAACTGCTGCGGCAATAGTTGAAAAAATCTTACAGAATGCCTTAGATATAAAATCTGAAAATGACTTAACAATTTAA
- the ald gene encoding alanine dehydrogenase, whose amino-acid sequence MVIGVPKEIKNNENRVALTPAGVTELRKYGHTVYVQVNAGEDSGFEDEEYIAAGAIMLPTIEDVYGIAEMIMKVKEPIAAEYDLIKEDQLLFTYFHFASSEELTRAMLAKRAVCLAYETVERPDRSLPLLVPMSEVAGRMAIQEGAKYLEKPLKGRGILLGGVPGVKPANVLILGGGIVGTQAAKMAAGLGAHVTIMDVSLPRLRYLSDIMPPNVQTMMSNEYNIREMIKVCDLIIGAVLIPGAKAPHLITRDMLKLMRSGTVLVDVAVDQGGCIETCHPTTHENPTFIIDDVVHYCVANMPGAVPYTSTVALTNATLPYALQLANKGWQQACRDNMDLQLGLNVVDGKVVYKGVAEAFGLPLTAVSQILTQEAIAE is encoded by the coding sequence ATGGTTATTGGTGTTCCCAAGGAAATCAAAAACAATGAAAACCGGGTTGCTCTGACACCAGCAGGCGTTACCGAACTTCGCAAATATGGTCATACCGTTTATGTGCAGGTCAATGCAGGTGAAGATAGCGGTTTTGAGGACGAAGAATACATTGCGGCTGGCGCCATTATGCTTCCAACCATTGAGGATGTATATGGCATTGCCGAAATGATCATGAAGGTGAAAGAGCCTATTGCGGCCGAATACGACCTCATCAAAGAAGATCAGTTACTGTTTACCTACTTCCACTTTGCCTCATCGGAAGAGTTGACCCGTGCAATGCTCGCCAAACGCGCTGTATGTCTGGCCTACGAAACCGTTGAACGGCCCGATCGTAGCCTGCCGCTGCTGGTCCCAATGTCGGAAGTAGCGGGCCGAATGGCCATTCAGGAAGGCGCCAAGTATCTGGAGAAACCCCTGAAAGGCCGCGGGATTTTGCTCGGTGGTGTACCGGGTGTAAAACCAGCGAACGTACTGATATTAGGCGGTGGTATTGTTGGAACACAGGCAGCAAAAATGGCAGCAGGTCTGGGCGCACACGTTACGATCATGGATGTTAGCCTGCCACGGCTGCGTTATCTGTCAGATATTATGCCTCCGAACGTACAGACGATGATGTCGAACGAATACAATATTCGGGAGATGATTAAAGTCTGCGATCTGATTATCGGTGCGGTGCTGATTCCAGGAGCCAAAGCTCCTCACCTCATCACCCGCGATATGCTCAAGCTGATGCGCTCAGGCACGGTGCTTGTCGATGTGGCAGTTGATCAGGGCGGCTGTATCGAAACATGCCATCCAACCACACACGAAAACCCAACATTCATCATCGATGATGTGGTGCACTACTGTGTAGCCAACATGCCGGGTGCTGTTCCGTATACGAGCACGGTTGCGCTGACGAATGCCACTTTACCATATGCCCTACAACTTGCCAACAAAGGCTGGCAACAGGCTTGCCGCGACAATATGGACCTGCAATTAGGACTGAATGTTGTTGATGGCAAAGTAGTTTATAAAGGTGTAGCCGAAGCTTTTGGCCTACCACTGACTGCCGTTAGCCAGATTCTGACCCAAGAAGCCATTGCTGAATAA